One genomic segment of Vigna radiata var. radiata cultivar VC1973A unplaced genomic scaffold, Vradiata_ver6 scaffold_971, whole genome shotgun sequence includes these proteins:
- the LOC106779065 gene encoding S-protein homolog 19-like, with translation MGSFGIPLLFLLFVMATFDPATSTNSTTPILLGERNRSVDYLLLHTVHLRIVNKLGHNIPLGLHCKSKNDDLQYHVINYDQSFRFHFRPNFWGTTLFFCYFSWSGGHGTWDIYKDRRDNDRCTFHCDWYATKEGVEGYTEESTWLGRPRKRDILFQWENP, from the coding sequence ATGGGATCCTTTGGCATACCCCTTTTGTTTCTCCTTTTTGTCATGGCTACCTTTGATCCTGCTACATCCACAAACTCTACCACACCGATATTATTAGGAGAACGGAACCGCTCTGTCGATTATTTGTTATTGCACACCGTACATTTGCGTATAGTCAACAAGCTTGGTCACAACATACCTCTCGGTCTTCATTGCAAATCCAAAAATGATGATCTTCAGTATCATGTCATTAACTACGACCAAAGTTTTAGGTTTCATTTCCGTCCTAATTTTTGGGGCACAACGTTGTTCTTCTGTTACTTTTCATGGAGTGGGGGACATGGGACCTGGGATATCTATAAGGATAGGAGGGATAATGATAGGTGCACATTTCACTGTGATTGGTATGCCACCAAAGAAGGTGTAGAAGGGTATACAGAAGAGAGTACGTGGCTAGGCAGGCCACGCAAGCGAGACATATTGTTCCAGTGGGAAAATC